In Sphingomonas sp. SUN019, one genomic interval encodes:
- a CDS encoding tRNA (cytidine(34)-2'-O)-methyltransferase, translated as MRIALYEPDIAGNVGTIIRLAACLGVAVDLIEPMGFAWSDRALARAGMDYSEATDVVRHADWDAFRAATPGRIVLATTAGAAPLPQVTFEADDILLFGSESAGAPQLVHAAANLRVRIPMRPGFRSLNVAVSAGIVLAEALRQTDGWPQ; from the coding sequence ATGCGCATCGCCCTCTACGAACCCGATATCGCGGGCAACGTCGGCACGATCATCCGGCTGGCCGCGTGCCTTGGCGTGGCGGTCGACCTGATCGAGCCGATGGGGTTTGCGTGGAGCGACCGCGCGTTGGCGCGGGCGGGCATGGACTATTCCGAGGCGACCGATGTCGTCAGGCACGCCGACTGGGACGCGTTCCGCGCCGCCACGCCGGGACGGATCGTGCTGGCGACCACCGCCGGTGCCGCACCGCTGCCGCAGGTGACGTTCGAAGCCGACGACATATTGCTGTTCGGGTCCGAAAGCGCGGGCGCGCCGCAACTGGTTCATGCGGCCGCAAATCTGCGCGTGCGCATCCCGATGAGGCCCGGCTTCCGATCGCTGAATGTCGCGGTCAGCGCGGGGATCGTGCTGGCCGAAGCGCTGCGCCAGACCGACGGCTGGCCACAATAA
- a CDS encoding aspartate aminotransferase family protein has translation MSITALMPVYPRCGVRPVRGEGCHLIGEDGQRYLDFASGIAVNCLGHGHPKLVKAIADQAATLMHVSNLYGSPQGEAFAQRLVDNSFADTVFFTNSGAEAVECAIKTARRYHFANGNPERHTLITFSMAFHGRTIGTISATNQAKMRDGFEPLLPGFAYAEFNDLAGALALIDANTAGFLVEPIQGEGGIRPASKEFLTGLRKACDEHGLLLVLDEVQAGYGRTGKLFAHELYGVTPDIVASAKGIGGGFPLGACLATEEAAKGMVIGTHGSTYGGNPLAMAAGEAVLDVILEDGFLDNVTKMGDRLRQALEQMIPNHDHLFDSVRGHGLMLGLKLKSDSRRFVAHARDNHGLLLVAAGENVVRILPPLVIDESHIAECIEKLSEAARVYVPASDE, from the coding sequence GTGTCGATCACCGCCCTGATGCCCGTTTACCCACGTTGCGGGGTGCGGCCGGTGCGAGGCGAAGGGTGCCATCTGATCGGCGAGGACGGCCAGCGCTATCTCGATTTCGCGAGCGGTATCGCGGTCAACTGCCTTGGCCACGGCCACCCTAAACTGGTGAAGGCGATCGCGGATCAGGCCGCGACGCTGATGCACGTCAGCAACCTGTACGGATCGCCGCAGGGCGAGGCGTTTGCGCAACGGCTGGTCGACAATAGCTTCGCCGACACGGTGTTCTTCACCAATTCGGGCGCCGAGGCGGTCGAATGTGCGATCAAGACCGCGCGGCGTTACCATTTCGCCAACGGCAATCCCGAACGGCATACGCTCATCACTTTCTCGATGGCGTTCCACGGGCGCACGATCGGCACGATCTCGGCGACCAACCAGGCAAAGATGCGCGATGGGTTCGAGCCGTTGTTGCCGGGCTTCGCCTACGCCGAGTTCAACGATCTGGCAGGAGCGCTGGCGCTGATCGATGCGAACACCGCGGGCTTCTTGGTCGAACCGATCCAGGGCGAGGGCGGCATCCGCCCGGCGTCGAAGGAATTCCTGACCGGCCTGCGCAAGGCGTGCGACGAACACGGCCTGCTGCTGGTGCTGGATGAGGTGCAGGCGGGGTATGGCCGGACGGGCAAGTTGTTCGCGCACGAACTGTACGGCGTGACGCCCGATATCGTTGCCTCGGCGAAGGGCATTGGCGGCGGCTTCCCGCTCGGCGCGTGCCTGGCGACCGAGGAGGCCGCGAAGGGCATGGTGATCGGCACGCACGGCTCCACCTATGGCGGGAATCCGCTGGCGATGGCGGCGGGCGAGGCGGTGCTCGACGTGATCCTGGAGGACGGTTTCCTCGATAACGTGACGAAGATGGGCGACCGGCTGCGGCAGGCGCTGGAGCAGATGATCCCGAACCACGATCATCTGTTCGACAGCGTGCGCGGGCATGGTCTGATGCTGGGGTTGAAGCTGAAAAGCGACAGCCGCCGATTCGTGGCGCACGCGCGCGACAATCACGGGCTGCTGCTGGTCGCGGCGGGCGAGAACGTCGTTCGCATCCTGCCGCCTTTGGTGATCGACGAGAGCCATATCGCGGAATGTATCGAGAAACTGAGCGAAGCGGCGCGGGTGTACGTGCCCGCCAGCGATGAGTAG
- a CDS encoding N-acetyltransferase has translation MGLTAVPDDRIATIVTTLEMMRRPALRPVPDSPLQLIAWDRPAPDKYRALFRRVGAPWLWFSRLVMDDRTLTAIIHDPDISIFAAVDRAGVEVGMIELDHREPNECEISYFGLVPELAGKGLGRWLMAEALSRSWLWDIKRVWLHTCTLDHPSALNFYRAQGFVAIKRTIETFADPRVAGVLPADAAPQIPCLASLRQTTTPSNASPT, from the coding sequence ATGGGCTTAACGGCCGTCCCCGACGATCGCATCGCGACGATCGTCACGACGCTGGAAATGATGCGCCGCCCGGCATTGCGTCCGGTTCCCGATTCACCGCTGCAGCTGATCGCGTGGGACCGGCCCGCCCCGGACAAATACCGCGCGCTGTTCCGCCGTGTCGGTGCGCCGTGGCTGTGGTTTTCGCGGCTGGTGATGGACGATCGGACGCTGACCGCGATCATCCACGATCCCGACATTTCGATCTTCGCCGCGGTCGATCGTGCGGGCGTGGAGGTCGGGATGATCGAACTCGATCACCGCGAGCCGAACGAATGCGAGATTTCCTATTTCGGGTTGGTCCCCGAACTGGCGGGCAAAGGGCTGGGCCGGTGGCTGATGGCGGAGGCGCTTTCGCGTTCGTGGCTATGGGATATCAAGCGCGTCTGGCTGCACACTTGCACGCTCGATCATCCCTCGGCGCTGAATTTCTACCGCGCACAGGGCTTCGTCGCGATCAAGCGCACGATCGAAACCTTCGCCGATCCGCGCGTCGCCGGGGTGCTGCCCGCCGACGCCGCGCCTCAGATCCCCTGCCTCGCGAGCCTGCGCCAGACGACCACGCCGAGCAACGCCAGCCCGACGTGA
- a CDS encoding TIGR00266 family protein: MTNNPWSHHAKSGVADDIDFEIKGQELQFVEIELDPGESAVAEAGGMVWKDASVEMTTVFGDGSGDQSGGFMGKLLGAGKRLVTGESLFTTVFTHRGSGKARVAFASPTPGSILPIRLADVGGTLICQKDSFLAAAKGVQIGIAFQRKVMTGLFGGEGFIMQKLDGDGWVFVQMGGTVVERELRAGEELHVDTGCLAAYTPSVDFDLIAVGGIRTMFSGGEGAFFARLRGPGKVWIQSLPFSRLAGRMLAAAGGRGGNRGEGGVLGGLGDFIGGND; the protein is encoded by the coding sequence ATGACCAACAACCCCTGGAGCCATCACGCAAAGTCAGGCGTGGCCGACGATATCGATTTCGAGATCAAGGGCCAGGAGTTGCAGTTCGTCGAGATCGAACTCGATCCGGGCGAAAGCGCTGTCGCCGAAGCCGGCGGCATGGTGTGGAAGGACGCCAGCGTCGAGATGACCACCGTCTTCGGCGACGGATCGGGCGATCAAAGCGGCGGGTTCATGGGCAAGCTGCTCGGCGCGGGCAAACGGCTGGTGACGGGCGAAAGCCTGTTCACCACCGTCTTCACGCACCGCGGGTCGGGCAAGGCGCGCGTCGCCTTCGCCTCCCCCACGCCCGGATCGATCCTGCCGATCCGCCTCGCCGACGTGGGCGGCACATTGATCTGCCAGAAGGACAGCTTCCTCGCCGCCGCGAAGGGCGTCCAGATCGGCATCGCGTTTCAGCGCAAGGTGATGACCGGGCTGTTCGGCGGCGAAGGCTTCATCATGCAGAAACTGGACGGCGACGGCTGGGTCTTCGTCCAGATGGGCGGCACCGTGGTGGAGCGCGAATTGCGCGCGGGTGAGGAACTGCACGTCGATACGGGCTGCCTCGCCGCCTATACCCCCAGCGTCGATTTCGACCTGATCGCGGTCGGCGGCATCCGCACGATGTTCTCCGGCGGCGAAGGCGCATTCTTCGCCCGCCTGCGCGGCCCCGGCAAGGTGTGGATTCAGTCCCTCCCCTTCTCGCGGCTGGCGGGCCGGATGTTGGCGGCGGCGGGCGGCCGCGGCGGCAACCGGGGCGAGGGCGGCGTGCTCGGCGGGTTGGGCGACTTCATCGGCGGGAACGACTGA
- a CDS encoding BrnT family toxin, with the protein MEVAFDPAKDAINIAEHGVSLAVGATIFDDHDHIVLTSIRPVDGEDR; encoded by the coding sequence GTGGAGGTGGCGTTCGATCCGGCGAAGGACGCCATCAACATCGCCGAGCACGGTGTGTCGCTGGCGGTCGGGGCGACGATCTTCGACGATCATGACCACATCGTCCTGACCTCGATCCGGCCGGTCGATGGTGAGGACCGATAG
- a CDS encoding Hsp33 family molecular chaperone HslO: MTDSSNPDLDLDRALGFTIPARHARGRVIRVGPVLDTILAAHAYPPVIEALLAEALTLTALIGSTLKDTAGQLTLQTQSEQGVVRLLVCDYQGGELRGYVQYDADRLADAPADPTLFALFGKAYLAITFDLASSGERYQGIVPLDGDTLSQAAQSYFVQSEQIPTLVRTGFAKGPDGKCAAGGLLLQHLPEGEDGRERLHTKLDHPEWEHVAILGQTMSAGELADTSIPLETLIWRLFNEEDEVRVLGGVALTRGCRCTREHIISVLAKFPDEERAAMADDAGMIAVDCAFCSTVFPIRADTLAA, translated from the coding sequence ATGACCGATAGTTCAAACCCCGACCTCGATCTCGACCGCGCGCTCGGCTTCACGATCCCTGCGCGTCACGCGCGTGGGCGAGTGATCCGCGTCGGGCCGGTGCTCGACACGATCCTGGCCGCACACGCCTATCCGCCCGTGATCGAGGCGTTGCTGGCGGAGGCGCTGACGCTGACCGCGCTGATCGGGTCGACGTTGAAGGACACCGCCGGGCAACTCACGCTCCAGACGCAGAGCGAACAGGGCGTCGTGCGGCTGCTGGTGTGCGATTATCAGGGCGGCGAATTGCGCGGGTACGTCCAGTATGACGCCGACCGGCTGGCCGACGCGCCCGCCGATCCGACATTGTTCGCGCTGTTCGGCAAGGCGTATCTGGCGATCACCTTCGATCTGGCGTCCAGCGGCGAGCGCTATCAGGGGATCGTGCCGCTCGACGGCGATACCTTGTCGCAAGCCGCGCAGAGCTATTTCGTTCAGTCCGAGCAGATTCCTACGCTGGTACGGACCGGGTTCGCCAAGGGCCCGGACGGGAAATGCGCCGCGGGCGGGCTGTTGCTGCAGCATCTGCCGGAGGGCGAGGACGGACGTGAGCGGCTGCACACGAAGCTCGACCATCCCGAATGGGAGCATGTCGCGATCCTGGGGCAGACGATGAGCGCCGGCGAGTTGGCCGATACATCGATCCCGCTAGAAACGCTGATCTGGCGGCTGTTCAACGAAGAGGACGAAGTCCGCGTACTGGGCGGCGTGGCGCTGACGCGCGGATGCCGTTGCACGCGCGAGCATATCATCTCGGTGCTGGCGAAGTTCCCGGACGAGGAGCGCGCCGCAATGGCCGACGACGCAGGCATGATCGCGGTCGATTGCGCATTCTGTTCGACGGTTTTCCCGATTCGGGCCGATACGCTCGCCGCATGA
- the queC gene encoding 7-cyano-7-deazaguanine synthase QueC — translation MTNEVPLAVALVSGGLDSMVSAALAREAGHRLLALSIDYNQRHRLELAAARRIAKLLEAKRHIVLPIDLSAFGGSALTADIDVPKDGVGPGIPVTYVPARNTIFLSLALGWAEAAGARDLYVGVNALDYSGYPDCRPEFIAGFEALAELATKAGVEGSPFRIQAPLQHMTKADIVREGARLGLDMGLSWSCYDPAGMQHCGRCDSCRLRAKGFEEAGVVDPTDYAERP, via the coding sequence ATGACCAACGAAGTTCCTCTGGCGGTCGCCCTCGTTTCGGGCGGCCTCGATTCCATGGTGTCGGCGGCGCTGGCGCGGGAGGCGGGACATCGCCTGCTCGCGCTGTCGATCGACTATAACCAGCGTCACCGGCTGGAACTCGCAGCGGCGCGGCGGATCGCCAAGCTGTTGGAGGCTAAACGCCATATCGTGCTGCCGATCGACCTGTCGGCGTTCGGCGGTTCCGCGCTGACCGCGGACATCGACGTGCCGAAGGACGGCGTTGGGCCGGGCATCCCGGTCACCTACGTCCCCGCGCGCAACACGATCTTCCTCAGCCTGGCGCTCGGCTGGGCGGAGGCGGCGGGCGCGCGCGATTTGTACGTCGGGGTCAACGCGCTCGATTATTCGGGCTATCCCGATTGCCGCCCCGAATTCATCGCCGGGTTCGAGGCGCTGGCCGAACTGGCCACGAAGGCGGGAGTCGAGGGTAGCCCGTTCCGCATCCAGGCCCCGCTTCAGCACATGACGAAGGCCGACATCGTTCGCGAAGGCGCGCGGCTGGGGCTGGACATGGGGCTTAGCTGGTCGTGTTACGATCCGGCGGGAATGCAGCATTGCGGACGCTGCGACAGTTGCCGATTGCGCGCGAAGGGGTTCGAGGAGGCGGGCGTCGTCGATCCGACGGACTACGCCGAACGTCCATGA
- the petA gene encoding ubiquinol-cytochrome c reductase iron-sulfur subunit: MASVSETVPPGEHSAHGPEDGHDPRRRDFINIAAVAWIGVGAGAVVLPLINQMNPSADVLAQSTTEIDLSKIAAGQAIKASFRKQPLFVRNLTPAEIAAADAVDVSSLRDPQTLEERTKAGKKNWLITLGVCTHLGCVPLGAGEGENKGPFGGYFCPCHGSAYDTAARIRQGPAPLNLHVPEYTFTSDTAVTVG, from the coding sequence ATGGCGAGCGTCAGCGAAACGGTTCCTCCGGGCGAGCACAGTGCGCATGGACCGGAAGACGGCCATGACCCGCGCCGCCGCGACTTCATCAACATCGCTGCGGTCGCGTGGATCGGCGTGGGCGCCGGCGCGGTCGTGCTGCCGCTGATCAACCAGATGAATCCCAGCGCCGACGTGCTCGCGCAGTCGACGACCGAGATCGATCTGTCGAAGATCGCCGCGGGTCAGGCGATCAAGGCCAGTTTCCGCAAGCAGCCGTTGTTCGTGCGCAATCTGACCCCGGCCGAGATCGCCGCTGCGGACGCGGTCGATGTCTCGTCGTTGCGCGACCCGCAGACGCTGGAAGAACGCACGAAGGCGGGCAAGAAGAACTGGCTGATCACGCTGGGCGTCTGCACCCATCTCGGCTGCGTGCCGCTCGGCGCGGGCGAGGGCGAGAACAAGGGGCCGTTCGGCGGCTATTTCTGTCCTTGCCACGGTTCGGCCTACGATACGGCGGCGCGCATCCGGCAGGGACCGGCGCCGCTGAACCTGCACGTCCCCGAATACACCTTCACGTCTGACACGGCCGTCACGGTCGGTTGA
- the queE gene encoding 7-carboxy-7-deazaguanine synthase, which translates to MTYAVKEMFLTLQGEGVQAGRRAVFVRFAGCNLWSGRERDRATAVCRFCDTDFVGVDGLGGGKFAEAGALAAAAAGFWGEGRRARYVVLTGGEPMLQVDDALVDALHAADFEIAIESNGTLPVHPGIDWVCISPKAGSETVQRSGDELKLVWPQAGSDVDAMEGWDFTHHLIQPLDDPQADANRNAALALVMARPNWRLSLQTHKLLGLR; encoded by the coding sequence ATGACCTATGCGGTCAAGGAGATGTTCCTGACGCTGCAGGGGGAGGGCGTGCAGGCCGGGCGGCGCGCGGTGTTCGTGCGCTTTGCCGGGTGCAATCTGTGGTCGGGCCGCGAACGGGACCGCGCGACCGCGGTGTGCCGGTTCTGCGATACCGATTTTGTTGGGGTCGATGGCCTTGGCGGCGGCAAGTTCGCTGAGGCGGGTGCGCTGGCGGCGGCGGCGGCGGGTTTCTGGGGTGAAGGACGGCGCGCGCGTTATGTCGTGCTGACCGGGGGCGAGCCGATGCTGCAGGTCGACGATGCGCTGGTCGATGCGCTGCACGCCGCAGACTTCGAGATCGCGATCGAGAGCAACGGCACGCTGCCGGTCCATCCTGGCATCGACTGGGTCTGCATCAGTCCGAAGGCGGGCAGCGAAACGGTGCAGCGATCGGGCGACGAGCTGAAATTGGTATGGCCGCAGGCGGGCAGCGACGTCGACGCGATGGAAGGATGGGATTTTACCCATCATCTCATCCAGCCGCTCGACGATCCGCAAGCCGACGCCAACCGCAACGCCGCGCTGGCGCTAGTGATGGCGCGCCCGAACTGGCGGCTGTCGCTGCAGACGCACAAACTGCTGGGGCTGCGTTAG
- a CDS encoding BrnA antitoxin family protein, with product MANHASIVALEADPADAEDFAVSHAEIERALAERRARPGRPRGSTKEQVSLRIDRDVLERFRATGPGWQTRINEALRRVQP from the coding sequence ATGGCGAATCACGCATCTATCGTCGCGCTTGAGGCCGATCCGGCGGACGCGGAGGATTTCGCGGTTTCGCATGCCGAGATAGAACGGGCGCTGGCCGAGCGGCGGGCGCGTCCTGGCCGGCCGCGGGGATCGACCAAGGAACAGGTGTCGCTGCGGATCGATCGCGATGTGCTCGAACGCTTCCGCGCGACCGGCCCCGGCTGGCAGACGCGGATCAACGAAGCGTTGCGCCGCGTCCAGCCGTAA
- the lipB gene encoding lipoyl(octanoyl) transferase LipB, with amino-acid sequence MRKNDIEWRVTSGLTDYADALAEMEARNAAVIAGDARELIWLLEHPPVYTAGTSADPAELLDARFPVVPAGRGGRYTYHGPGQRVGYLVLDLNKRGKDVRCFVRAVEGWVIAALAEIGIDAFRAPGRIGIWTIDTQEREAKIGAIGVRVRRWVTLHGFAVNLSPDLTHFGGIVPCGIAEYPVTSAAALGRCHEHATFDAALALTCDAFLESLSCADEICA; translated from the coding sequence GTGAGAAAGAACGACATCGAATGGCGCGTGACGTCGGGGCTGACCGACTATGCCGATGCGCTGGCCGAGATGGAGGCGCGCAACGCCGCGGTCATCGCGGGAGATGCGCGCGAGCTGATCTGGCTGCTGGAGCATCCGCCGGTCTACACCGCCGGGACCAGCGCCGATCCGGCCGAATTGCTCGACGCGCGTTTCCCGGTCGTCCCGGCGGGCCGCGGCGGGCGCTACACGTATCACGGGCCGGGCCAGCGCGTCGGTTATCTGGTGCTCGACCTGAACAAGCGCGGAAAGGACGTGCGCTGCTTCGTCCGTGCGGTGGAGGGCTGGGTGATCGCCGCGCTGGCCGAAATCGGGATCGACGCTTTCCGTGCGCCCGGCCGGATCGGCATCTGGACGATCGACACGCAAGAGCGGGAGGCGAAGATCGGCGCGATCGGGGTGCGCGTGCGGCGCTGGGTGACGCTCCACGGCTTTGCGGTGAACCTGTCGCCCGACCTGACGCATTTCGGCGGTATCGTGCCATGCGGGATCGCTGAATACCCAGTGACCAGCGCCGCGGCGCTCGGCCGGTGTCACGAACATGCAACTTTTGATGCTGCACTTGCGTTGACGTGCGACGCCTTTCTTGAAAGCCTTTCTTGTGCTGATGAAATCTGTGCTTGA
- a CDS encoding cytochrome b/b6, translating into MSFSWAKHYEPKQPLMRWLDEKLPVPRLVYNSLGGGYPVPRNLNYFWNFGVLAGLALVCQIVTGIVLAMHFGANSAIAFGSVEHIMRDVNAGWFLRYAHANGASMFLLVVYVHIARGLYYGSYKAPREMVWLLGVVIFLLMMATAFMGYVLPWGQMSFWGAQVITGFFSAIPLVGESIRIWLLGGFAPDNATLNRFFSLHYLLPFVTAGVIILHIWALHIPGSNNPTGVDVKGEQDTVPFHPYYTAKDGVGVGVFLLVFAALIFFSPNLLGHPDNYIEANPLSTPAHIVPEWYFLPFYAILKSFTADFVIAAKLWGVLAMFGSILLLFFLPWLDNSPVRSCNYRPKYRMFLIVLLFDVLLLGYVGGAEATARNVILGQIATAYYFAHFLIILPWVARSERPRPLPNSITEAVLSKHGGTSPAQTALAH; encoded by the coding sequence ATGAGCTTTTCCTGGGCCAAGCATTATGAGCCGAAGCAGCCGCTGATGCGGTGGCTCGACGAGAAGCTGCCGGTGCCGCGTCTCGTCTACAACTCGCTCGGCGGCGGTTATCCCGTGCCGCGCAACCTCAATTATTTCTGGAATTTCGGCGTGCTCGCGGGCCTCGCGCTCGTCTGCCAGATCGTCACCGGCATCGTGCTGGCGATGCATTTCGGGGCCAATTCGGCGATCGCGTTCGGATCGGTCGAACATATCATGCGCGACGTAAATGCTGGCTGGTTCCTGCGGTATGCGCACGCCAACGGCGCGTCGATGTTCCTGTTGGTCGTATATGTCCACATCGCCCGTGGCCTGTATTACGGATCGTACAAGGCGCCACGCGAGATGGTGTGGTTGCTGGGCGTCGTCATCTTCCTGCTGATGATGGCGACCGCGTTCATGGGTTACGTGCTGCCGTGGGGCCAGATGAGCTTCTGGGGCGCGCAGGTCATCACCGGCTTCTTCTCGGCCATTCCGCTGGTCGGCGAATCGATCCGCATCTGGCTGCTGGGCGGTTTCGCGCCTGACAATGCGACGCTCAACCGCTTCTTCTCGCTCCATTACCTGCTGCCGTTCGTAACCGCAGGCGTCATCATCCTGCACATCTGGGCGCTGCACATCCCCGGCTCGAACAATCCGACCGGCGTGGACGTGAAGGGCGAACAGGACACGGTGCCGTTTCATCCATATTACACCGCGAAGGATGGCGTCGGCGTCGGCGTGTTCCTGCTGGTGTTTGCAGCACTCATCTTCTTCAGCCCGAACCTGCTGGGTCACCCGGACAATTACATCGAGGCGAACCCGCTTTCGACGCCTGCGCACATCGTGCCCGAATGGTATTTCCTGCCGTTCTACGCGATCCTGAAGAGCTTCACCGCCGACTTCGTCATCGCGGCAAAGCTGTGGGGCGTGCTCGCGATGTTCGGGTCGATCCTGCTGCTGTTCTTCCTGCCGTGGCTCGACAATTCGCCGGTGCGGTCATGCAACTATCGCCCGAAGTATCGGATGTTCCTGATCGTGCTGCTCTTCGACGTTCTCCTGCTCGGCTATGTCGGCGGAGCGGAGGCGACGGCGCGCAACGTCATCCTGGGGCAGATCGCGACGGCCTATTATTTCGCGCACTTCCTGATCATCCTGCCGTGGGTCGCGCGCTCGGAACGTCCGCGTCCGCTGCCGAACTCGATCACCGAAGCGGTGCTGAGCAAGCACGGTGGGACGAGTCCCGCCCAAACCGCGCTCGCGCACTGA
- the hemF gene encoding oxygen-dependent coproporphyrinogen oxidase, which produces MHLDEQQSAARIWFEHLRDLICAEFEGIEREAGSDATFDYAPWDRIDPSGEPGGGGVRGVMKGRVFEKVGVNVSTVGGTFEGEFAKSINGASDDPRFFATGISLVAHMANPHVPAVHMNCRFLVTTKRWFGGGADLNPPLPIAEDTDDFHGTLKAACDAHDAGYHERYRDWAEEYFRIPHRGVSRGVGGIFVDHLEGDFDANFAFIQDIGRAFLDAYPRIVRRRMNTPFTHADETAMLEWRGRYAEFNLVYDRGTLFGLKTGGNIDAILMSLPPRATWA; this is translated from the coding sequence ATGCACCTCGACGAACAGCAATCCGCCGCCCGTATCTGGTTCGAACATCTGCGCGACCTGATTTGCGCCGAATTCGAGGGAATCGAGCGCGAGGCCGGGTCGGATGCGACGTTCGACTATGCCCCGTGGGACCGCATCGACCCTAGCGGAGAACCCGGCGGCGGCGGCGTGCGCGGGGTGATGAAGGGGCGCGTGTTCGAGAAGGTCGGGGTCAACGTATCGACCGTCGGCGGCACGTTCGAGGGCGAATTCGCGAAGTCGATCAACGGCGCGTCGGACGATCCGCGCTTTTTCGCGACCGGCATCAGCCTGGTCGCGCACATGGCCAACCCGCACGTCCCCGCGGTGCACATGAACTGCCGCTTTCTGGTCACGACGAAGCGCTGGTTCGGCGGCGGCGCGGACCTAAATCCGCCGCTGCCGATCGCCGAGGACACCGACGATTTCCACGGCACGCTGAAGGCGGCGTGCGACGCGCATGATGCGGGGTATCACGAGCGTTACCGCGACTGGGCGGAGGAGTATTTCCGCATTCCGCATCGCGGGGTCAGCCGCGGCGTGGGCGGCATCTTCGTCGATCATCTGGAGGGCGATTTCGACGCGAACTTCGCCTTCATCCAGGATATCGGACGTGCGTTTCTCGACGCTTATCCGCGGATCGTCAGGCGGCGCATGAACACGCCCTTCACCCATGCCGACGAAACCGCGATGCTCGAATGGCGCGGGCGCTATGCCGAATTCAATCTGGTTTATGATCGCGGCACGTTGTTCGGCCTGAAGACCGGCGGCAACATCGACGCGATCCTGATGAGCCTGCCGCCGCGCGCGACATGGGCTTAA
- the argF gene encoding ornithine carbamoyltransferase, producing the protein MRHFLNLSDAGADGIAAMLVDALDRKAARTGWPKGRRDADMPLAGHVLAMVFEKNSTRTRVSFDMAIRQLGGTSIVMDAGTMQLGRGESVADTARVLSGYVDAIMIRTDDHAKVEEMAHHATVPVINGLTDASHPCQIMADLLTIIESGKALPGLKVAWLGDGNNVLASIVEAAGLMHFDVVAACPQGFQPEEEAIVRASGRARVVADPREAVEGADIIVTDTWISMGQDHAETKLKALTPYQVDAALMAAAKSDAKFLHCLPAHRGEEVTAEVIDGPQSLIWAEAENRLHAQKSILRWCFGQIG; encoded by the coding sequence GTGCGACATTTCCTGAACCTTTCCGACGCGGGCGCGGATGGCATCGCGGCAATGCTGGTCGATGCGCTGGATCGCAAGGCCGCGCGCACCGGTTGGCCAAAGGGTCGCCGCGACGCCGACATGCCGCTCGCGGGGCACGTCCTGGCAATGGTGTTCGAGAAAAATTCCACCCGCACTCGCGTGTCGTTCGACATGGCGATCCGCCAACTCGGCGGCACCTCGATCGTGATGGATGCGGGCACGATGCAACTCGGCCGCGGGGAGAGCGTCGCGGATACCGCGCGCGTGCTGTCGGGTTATGTCGACGCGATCATGATCCGCACCGACGATCATGCCAAGGTCGAGGAGATGGCGCATCACGCGACCGTTCCGGTCATCAACGGCCTGACCGACGCATCGCATCCGTGCCAGATCATGGCTGATTTGCTGACGATCATCGAAAGCGGGAAGGCGTTGCCGGGGCTGAAGGTCGCGTGGCTGGGCGACGGCAACAACGTGCTCGCCTCGATCGTCGAAGCGGCGGGGCTGATGCATTTCGACGTCGTCGCGGCGTGCCCGCAGGGGTTTCAGCCCGAAGAAGAAGCGATCGTCCGCGCCTCCGGCCGCGCGCGCGTCGTCGCCGATCCGCGCGAGGCGGTGGAGGGGGCGGACATCATTGTCACCGACACGTGGATTTCGATGGGGCAGGACCATGCCGAAACGAAGCTGAAAGCGCTGACGCCGTATCAGGTCGATGCTGCGCTGATGGCGGCGGCCAAGTCCGATGCGAAGTTCCTCCATTGCCTGCCCGCGCACCGCGGCGAGGAAGTGACTGCGGAGGTGATCGACGGCCCGCAGTCGCTGATCTGGGCCGAGGCGGAAAACCGGCTGCACGCGCAGAAATCGATCCTGCGCTGGTGCTTCGGGCAGATCGGTTGA